Within Wyeomyia smithii strain HCP4-BCI-WySm-NY-G18 chromosome 2, ASM2978416v1, whole genome shotgun sequence, the genomic segment taacagatactttaaacttaaacagttccaagttaaactaaacaattaccagagaattaccaatagactgccgctatgcatgtccatcagattataagagttggcaagccaaagaaaatgcattttattacaatttacgAAATTTGCttttcattgctttttatgagatagtgcaaaaagtttggatatttttttaaagttctccagtactaagttgtcgaattcatctgttcttaggaaactaaaatctataaataccttcttagttaccattatttctcagaaactcagtgacacccggggctaaaggttcgcccgcaccacccccaacaatgctaaatcttgtcgaatagcagtacccaacaaatacctagcggcagaagcaactcctggggtagggtatgTGAGGTCCCCTTCTTTTgagtctcctccagtaaccagccgcaatGACTTGTGCTTACCCTTATAATCTCGATAATTATCGCTaaggtcaaaaaattaacgataatatcgatgaccatcatttatcgatattatcgataagtttcccatcactactcGCGGTAGTGTTCTTATGTCAACAGTGTTCTTAGGGAAACTGTTATAATCTTATACATTTATGGCTTTAACCCTATTaccgcggagagaaatcagtttttacatcgaaaaatgacattcaaactcttattactcagcaactgcATGTATAATTGGCACAAACTTTATTGCATAtcgaagatcaatctgttctctaactgcttagaatattttcatcgCTGGAAActtcaagtatagttgttaaactgctatcaaaatttaaaggtcaggtgatgccatatggcatcacccgcaaTGAATGGGTTGATGGTCTAGGTGGTTTTGGATTGATTTTTAAAACCATTTTGTTATTCTTTtgctgcattttttttatttaatcactCACTAAAACCTcagaaataaacatttttcgattttccgttgtaaaaaatatgtccacgtGGACAAGGGTGGGTGGGGTTGGTAAATGTCCACGAGGGTTCTAAAATGACTATTTTTGTGTCCACATGGAATGTGAAAATGTGTGTATATAAAAAATTGATTAGACACATTATCTTCGCCACCCACTactgaaataacaaaaatactGACTCAAAGCTGTCACACTGACAAGACTTGGCTGATATGGACAGAACGGTCTGCGCCAAAAATGTAGATTGCTTCTGTCGTTGAAACTGCGGCTCCAGCTGGCACTATTGTTGCCGCTGGGACTGCTGCCGACCATGATTTGTAACCCCCAAGTAGTTCCGTGGAAACACATGTAACATCGCTAGACTCGCTTCAGCAAgaaagccaaattaaaaatttaatgtttccgTTATGAAAACAGTTGCTTATGTGTATGTTTTCGCTTTTACTTTTCAGACTGATACGAACAATTCAGCAATTGCGACATTGATTGGACAAGCAAGCCTACGCGATTGAAACGTTGCGTTCATACACATGTTTTGTCGTTACCAGGaaatgatacaaaaaaataacatccaATTCAATTCAACTTACTCTACGCTTTCATGAAATGAAATTCGCTATGAATGTACCGACACTTTACACACAACATCTTAAGGGCATTTTGTTCACAATTGAAATAATCTGTAAAAGTCAAGAACAGTAATAGGATTGCCCgaaagtaaacaaagttacctGTACCTGGCAAACTCATCTCTTCGATTTGCGAATGTCAAACGACCATCTCTTCTGTAGGCGAGAGCCGACTGTTATTGTACATCAACGTGCGAAAGCCTACTGCGACcaggactatgctatcgctgtcaaatctcatatatttgctgcgtacccaacatctcaacgGTCTGCGGTTCGCCTGACAGATAcgagaaaagtccaaaaaattccatttaacttGAAATGGTTGCCGGAAGAACTCTTCACTCTCACATAAGCAAgggatagcatgatgtcatcccCTTGACTGCGatcgagcctttggcatccctataccgagtaacagtgaatgacaatgaactcatgtcctgggctcaaattgatttgtgcccgctgtcagcagtaagatgaagatgtatgaaaagaagcggtggtatgctatctcgtttttacatattttgagatgttagcccttgaaacatggcgtgatgccaaaggggtggaGAAATCACATGAGAGtgttgaccgtttacaagcctggaaCGGAGCAGTGCATTTCCATTTCAAGATGGCGCGTGTCAAAGTGTTGCGAGATTTCATATCGGCAACTGGAAAGACTAATGCTCTACAGCTACGTTATAGATGGTCAGGTAAATGAACGATGTGATGAATCAGAGATCTTGTCGTGCTGCTGGACTACCAACTCTCATTCAAGTTACACTATTCTGCTATCGACAAAGCCAATCGTCAACTAGGATTTGTTATGAAAATGGCAAACGACTTCAGTGATCTAACCCGCTTACGTGCTTTTTATTGCTCGCCAGTTCGATCAATACTAGAATTTGCATCGTTCGTTTGGTCACTATATGAAACTCCGGAAATCCAAAATCGAACCTATCCGTCGTGTTAAGAAAACATGACGTAATCCTTATGATCTGCCAACCTACGAACATCGATGTCCCCTGCTAGGAATAGAGCCGCTTGAGACTCGTCGAGATAGTTCCAGCTTTCTAGGGCGAATGAGAATATATCgtcagttaaattcaatactggcacatctcaaaattcatagtttcgagaaaaacgcgtttgaaaatttgcgtcgaaaatttcttttttaattttcgtggaaaattcGAATTGTAAGACTTCCCTTTTTTATTGAACTTATTTGGGTCTATCATGTGTATGGAATAAGCAAGTTATGAGAGTTGTAACCTCATATTTTCGCCCTTTTAGGGATATTTTAaatttgtgcaataaaggcacatctacttatatttctggaaatGTGAATTTTGAATTGTGGGATTAAATTGTATAGTATTTGGCaacgtttgccatcaataactcaaaactgcaaaattttgagttgtgccagtattgagttcaactgacgatatgccCCCGAAGGAGTACTGCGTCCGCGACAACTtattctgccaaaacgaagcaaTGCCGTATATGGTAACAGCGATTCAGTGAACACTAAACTCATATGATTTCAAGAAAGTTATCACATCTACGACTTGTATCTTGTGACAGTTTTAGGTAACGCTTACGCTCTATATTTTATTTTggactgaattttttttccaatttcattaaGACCACGATGTCAGACaagaatgaataaataaatgttaaatATTAAATGGTAAGTATAGAAAGTTCACGAAAAAGTTGGATTGTTCTTTAGCATAAAATGAAACAAAGAATTAATTAGTAGAAATTTGTTGTAATTTCTTCGACATCAAGTCGTCGCTTCTAttcattttcctcttcttcGTCATCATTTGAACTGATTCTAAAATAGCGCAGTTCATATAGGTCTTTGTCGTTGGATACGACACGGATCCAATCACGTAGACTGTTTTTCTTCAAATACTTCTTAGTTAAATATTTCAAGTACCGCTTAGAATAATGGACATCAGAGTTGATATAAACTCTCATTTTCTGCCGTTCAAACGTCACATTATTGCCTAGATTTCCAATCTTTCCGTTTACCTTAAAGCGCTCCTTGAGATACTTTTCctgaaagaaaaatgaaataattaataaaagggttaaaaaaataaacagaaaataaCAGAGTGGCAgttcaattt encodes:
- the LOC129719477 gene encoding 60S ribosomal protein L22-like, yielding MAPSDKLVSSAKTKPVKSSKTPKKQSLRGKNMMKKKKEHLRFGVDCTNIAEDNIMDTSDFEKYLKERFKVNGKIGNLGNNVTFERQKMRVYINSDVHYSKRYLKYLTKKYLKKNSLRDWIRVVSNDKDLYELRYFRISSNDDEEEENE